A window from Ignavibacteriota bacterium encodes these proteins:
- the uvrA gene encoding excinuclease ABC subunit UvrA: protein MEEKNNIDIRNKIILKGAREHNLKNINLEIQKNQLVVFTGVSGSGKSSLVFDTIYAEGQRRFVESLSSYARQFLERMNKPDLDFIYGISPAVAIEQKAGARNPRSTVGTSTEIYDYLRLLFARIGITYCFECGNIVKKDSVATITQWLEERNEETKFYLAFPIHKHEGRNVAEELSHLVKKGFYRIFYKNKLIDLNTPETLPKKKDDIFVVIERFKIKKGRVRELLASSIEITLKEGEGKLTVINADTNELKHFNNQYECCGIKYSEPEPRFFSFNNPYGACPVCQGFGKTIGYDMEKVIPNLDLTILEGAIAPWRTPKFSKYLRDLIRVAKENKIPINIPFRQLSEVQLNKIMSGFDKFIGIEPFFKKLEQKNYQMHIRILLSKYRGYTTCYSCKGSRLRKEALQIKIKFKSMLDIVKMPINKLYDFFEELKLTNYENEIAGSVLKEIQKRLKFLNDVGLSYLTLDRLSSTLSGGETQRINLATSLGSALIGTLYVLDEPSIGLHPRDNGKLISILKSLRDIGNTVLVVEHDEEMMREADYIFDIGPKAGKNGGEIIANGTYQEIIKNEKSLTGLYLSGNKKIPLPEKRNSEETIKIKITGAAENNLKNLDVEIPLQKFVTITGVSGSGKSTLVHDIIYGGIAKMLGKNPDKIGKYKSIEGINSIEEIEIVDQSPIGKSPRSNPISYVKGYEIIRDIFASTPQARLRGYKPGFFSFNVDGGRCDTCKGDGFVKIEMQFLADLYLECDDCKGTRFKKELREVTYKNKNIVDVLNFTVDEAVDFFSGNDRILTYLKTLQDVGLGYIHLGQPSNTLSGGEAQRIKLAKHLISQQKNNHTLFIFDEPTTGLHFDDIDKLLKCFNVLVENKNSVIIIEHNLDVIKCADYVIDLGPDAGDKGGEVVAVGTPEEIAMNEKSITGKFLRHYLN from the coding sequence ATGGAAGAAAAAAATAATATAGATATTAGAAATAAAATTATTCTTAAAGGTGCAAGAGAGCATAATCTAAAGAATATAAATCTGGAAATTCAAAAGAATCAATTAGTTGTTTTTACCGGAGTAAGCGGAAGCGGAAAATCTTCGTTGGTTTTTGATACAATATACGCCGAAGGTCAAAGAAGATTTGTAGAAAGTCTTTCTTCTTATGCACGCCAATTTCTTGAAAGAATGAACAAACCCGATTTGGATTTTATTTATGGAATTTCTCCAGCAGTTGCAATTGAACAAAAAGCCGGCGCAAGAAATCCAAGATCAACGGTTGGAACTTCAACAGAAATTTATGATTATCTGCGTTTGCTTTTTGCACGCATCGGAATTACATATTGTTTTGAATGTGGAAATATCGTAAAAAAAGATTCTGTTGCAACAATAACACAATGGCTTGAAGAAAGAAATGAAGAAACAAAATTTTATCTTGCGTTCCCAATTCATAAACACGAGGGGAGAAATGTTGCAGAAGAATTAAGTCATTTAGTTAAAAAAGGATTTTACAGAATATTTTATAAAAATAAATTAATTGATTTAAATACTCCAGAAACTTTACCAAAGAAGAAAGACGATATTTTTGTTGTAATAGAAAGATTTAAAATTAAAAAGGGAAGAGTTAGAGAACTTCTTGCTTCATCAATAGAAATAACGTTAAAAGAAGGTGAAGGCAAATTAACAGTTATAAATGCAGATACAAATGAGTTGAAGCATTTTAATAATCAATACGAATGTTGCGGAATAAAATACAGCGAACCCGAACCAAGATTTTTTTCTTTTAATAATCCATATGGCGCATGTCCAGTTTGCCAAGGTTTCGGAAAAACAATTGGTTATGATATGGAAAAGGTAATTCCAAATCTGGATTTAACAATTCTTGAAGGCGCAATTGCTCCATGGCGAACTCCGAAATTCAGCAAATATTTACGTGATTTAATTCGTGTTGCTAAGGAAAATAAAATTCCAATTAATATTCCATTCCGACAATTATCTGAAGTTCAGTTAAATAAAATTATGAGTGGGTTTGATAAATTTATTGGAATTGAACCATTCTTTAAAAAACTTGAGCAGAAAAATTATCAAATGCATATTAGGATTTTGCTTAGTAAATATAGAGGTTACACAACTTGTTACTCTTGCAAAGGATCACGATTACGAAAAGAAGCGCTTCAAATAAAAATAAAGTTTAAATCAATGCTGGATATTGTGAAAATGCCCATTAATAAACTTTACGATTTTTTTGAAGAATTAAAATTAACAAATTACGAAAATGAAATTGCCGGAAGCGTATTAAAAGAAATTCAAAAAAGATTAAAATTTTTAAATGATGTTGGATTAAGTTATTTAACATTAGACAGATTGAGCAGCACACTTTCCGGCGGTGAAACACAGAGAATAAATTTAGCAACATCTCTCGGCTCGGCATTAATTGGAACTTTATATGTTTTGGATGAACCGAGTATTGGACTTCATCCAAGAGATAACGGGAAATTAATTAGTATTTTAAAATCTTTACGAGATATTGGTAATACAGTTTTAGTTGTTGAACATGATGAAGAAATGATGAGAGAAGCTGATTATATTTTTGATATTGGTCCAAAAGCCGGAAAAAACGGTGGTGAAATTATTGCAAACGGAACTTATCAAGAAATTATTAAAAATGAAAAATCGCTTACCGGACTTTATCTTTCCGGCAATAAAAAAATTCCCTTACCGGAAAAAAGAAATTCGGAAGAAACAATAAAAATTAAAATTACCGGAGCCGCAGAAAATAATCTTAAAAATTTAGATGTGGAAATTCCTTTACAAAAATTTGTTACAATTACCGGAGTTAGCGGTTCGGGAAAATCCACATTGGTACATGATATTATTTATGGCGGAATAGCAAAAATGCTTGGGAAAAATCCCGATAAAATTGGAAAGTATAAATCTATTGAAGGTATTAACTCGATTGAAGAAATTGAAATTGTTGATCAATCGCCGATTGGAAAATCGCCAAGATCAAATCCAATTAGTTATGTAAAAGGTTATGAAATTATTAGAGATATTTTTGCATCAACTCCGCAAGCAAGATTAAGAGGTTATAAACCCGGATTCTTTTCATTCAATGTTGATGGCGGAAGATGCGATACTTGTAAAGGTGACGGATTTGTCAAAATTGAAATGCAGTTTTTAGCTGATCTTTATCTTGAATGTGATGATTGCAAAGGTACAAGATTTAAAAAAGAACTTAGAGAAGTTACCTACAAGAACAAAAATATTGTTGATGTTTTAAACTTTACCGTTGATGAAGCCGTTGATTTTTTTTCCGGAAATGATAGAATTTTAACTTATTTAAAAACTCTGCAAGATGTTGGCTTAGGATATATTCATCTTGGACAGCCATCAAATACATTATCCGGTGGGGAAGCCCAAAGAATAAAACTTGCAAAGCATTTGATTTCACAGCAGAAAAATAATCACACACTTTTTATTTTTGATGAACCAACAACCGGTTTACATTTTGATGATATTGATAAATTATTGAAGTGTTTTAATGTTCTTGTTGAAAATAAAAATTCGGTAATTATAATTGAGCATAATTTAGATGTAATAAAATGTGCGGATTATGTTATAGATTTGGGTCCGGATGCTGGAGATAAAGGTGGAGAAGTTGTTGCCGTTGGAACTCCGGAAGAAATTGCGATGAATGAAAAATCAATTACGGGAAAATTTTTACGGCATTATTTGAATTAG
- a CDS encoding family 10 glycosylhydrolase: MKIFLILQLVISINLFAQIPRETRAVWLTTNLKLDWPPNTTDEEYQKKTLRDMFKTIKEKNFNTVYFQVRSNGTVMYNSEIEPFSPYITGTVGKIPSYDPLQYVIELGKEFNLEVHAWVNMIRCFIGNDEKISKHPKHVKSAHTNWVVKYSENGSTSYWLNPGIEDVQNYLVSLMIELTSKYDIDGIHLDFFRYPGSDFSDEKYFKCNGSNISKDDWRRNNLTTILRKFKDTAKPINPYLKVGIAPIGIRKNLVGATGWEGYSSVYQDSETWLKENLVDYLVPQIYWGFDKNPKFDVLAKDWVEKAYSKNIILGLGAYKEDVIPQLNKMIEYARNIGAAGVSFFRYEHIDNTKKYYTDIAFPAEMPWKVLDNSEPIENLNCEVEEISPKEIILSWDNNHALKTPNQIRFYVLYDNTEQKTITRIISLDKRQAKLKFSNPTKLLFNYNIGKIDRLWNEVNFSNPVLVKVPFLEKLKEESAINISPILLKQNEDEFLLSVHSFEKQKAMVGILTKENTYKEIEFEFELGENIIKLSENLDEIESIKIIFLIDKREEILNTI; this comes from the coding sequence TTGAAAATTTTTTTAATTCTGCAATTAGTCATTTCAATAAATTTATTTGCACAAATACCAAGAGAAACCCGCGCAGTTTGGCTTACAACAAATCTTAAATTGGATTGGCCTCCAAACACAACAGATGAAGAATATCAGAAAAAAACTCTTCGCGATATGTTTAAAACTATAAAAGAAAAAAATTTCAATACAGTTTATTTCCAAGTGAGAAGTAATGGAACGGTAATGTATAATTCCGAAATCGAACCCTTCTCGCCGTATATAACCGGGACGGTCGGCAAAATTCCTTCATATGATCCGTTGCAATATGTAATAGAACTTGGTAAAGAATTTAATTTGGAAGTTCACGCATGGGTAAATATGATAAGATGTTTCATCGGGAATGATGAAAAAATTTCTAAACATCCTAAACATGTAAAAAGTGCCCATACAAATTGGGTTGTAAAATATTCAGAAAATGGCTCAACATCTTATTGGCTAAATCCAGGAATTGAAGATGTTCAAAATTATCTTGTTAGTTTAATGATTGAGCTTACATCCAAATATGATATCGACGGAATTCATTTAGATTTTTTTAGATATCCGGGAAGTGATTTTTCTGATGAAAAATATTTTAAGTGCAACGGTTCTAATATTTCTAAAGATGATTGGCGAAGAAATAATTTAACAACAATTTTAAGAAAATTTAAAGATACGGCTAAACCAATAAATCCATATTTAAAAGTTGGAATTGCCCCAATTGGAATTAGAAAAAATTTAGTTGGTGCAACCGGTTGGGAAGGATATTCAAGTGTTTATCAAGATTCTGAAACTTGGCTAAAAGAAAATTTAGTTGATTATTTAGTTCCGCAAATATATTGGGGATTTGATAAAAATCCCAAGTTTGATGTTTTAGCAAAAGATTGGGTTGAGAAAGCTTACAGTAAAAATATTATTCTTGGATTGGGAGCTTACAAAGAAGATGTAATTCCGCAATTAAATAAAATGATAGAATATGCGAGAAATATTGGTGCCGCCGGAGTTTCATTTTTTAGGTATGAACATATTGATAATACAAAAAAGTATTATACTGATATTGCATTTCCCGCTGAAATGCCGTGGAAAGTTTTGGATAATTCCGAGCCAATTGAAAATTTAAATTGTGAAGTTGAAGAAATTTCTCCCAAAGAAATAATTTTAAGCTGGGATAATAATCATGCTTTAAAAACTCCTAATCAAATAAGATTTTATGTTTTGTATGATAACACTGAACAAAAAACTATTACCAGAATTATATCATTAGATAAACGACAAGCAAAATTGAAATTTTCAAATCCGACAAAATTATTATTCAATTATAATATTGGAAAAATTGATAGACTTTGGAACGAAGTTAATTTCTCTAATCCAGTATTGGTTAAAGTGCCATTTTTAGAAAAGTTAAAAGAGGAATCTGCAATTAATATTTCTCCAATTTTATTAAAACAAAATGAAGATGAATTTTTATTATCAGTTCACTCGTTTGAAAAACAGAAAGCAATGGTTGGAATTTTAACTAAAGAAAATACTTACAAAGAAATTGAGTTTGAATTTGAGCTTGGTGAAAATATTATAAAATTAAGTGAGAATTTAGATGAAATTGAATCAATTAAGATTATTTTCCTTATTGATAAAAGGGAAGAAATTTTAAATACAATTTAA
- the aroB gene encoding 3-dehydroquinate synthase has protein sequence MKKIKINIPNNEYEVFLGKNIFPQIISFLKDKNFYQDYCLVIDKNVNKFYSKVIDNAFSSLEKKVKKIIIESAEKNKSFDSVQKIHSELIKNNFGRDSIIIAIGGGIIGDVAGFAASTYMRGIKYVQIPTTLLASVDSSVGGKTGINFESTKNIIGTFYQPKFVLIDTNFFSTLPNDEIICGLGEIVKYAFLIDKKFYKFVKENINKIITNDDEITTKVIFTSVKFKGSVVTVDEKESGIRKILNLGHTFAHAFEVQQNHKLKHGQAVIVGITCALYLSLKLNLIDKINFDENLNFLLQFSNKIKLSKVDNEKIFSVMQKDKKNRDNKIKLVLLNSVGTILTDISVESQLINQSISEAIVHF, from the coding sequence TTGAAAAAAATAAAAATTAATATTCCGAATAATGAATATGAAGTTTTTCTTGGGAAAAATATTTTCCCCCAAATTATAAGTTTTCTTAAAGATAAAAATTTCTATCAAGATTATTGTTTAGTAATTGATAAAAATGTAAATAAATTTTACTCAAAAGTAATTGATAACGCATTTTCATCTTTAGAAAAAAAAGTAAAAAAAATAATTATTGAATCAGCCGAGAAAAATAAAAGTTTTGATTCCGTTCAAAAAATTCATTCAGAATTAATTAAGAATAATTTTGGTAGAGATTCTATAATAATTGCAATTGGCGGCGGAATTATTGGTGATGTTGCCGGATTTGCTGCTTCAACTTATATGCGTGGAATTAAATATGTTCAAATTCCCACAACACTTTTAGCTTCTGTTGATAGTTCAGTCGGTGGAAAAACGGGAATAAATTTTGAAAGCACAAAAAACATTATCGGCACTTTTTATCAGCCAAAATTTGTTTTAATTGATACAAATTTTTTTAGCACATTACCTAATGATGAAATAATTTGCGGTTTGGGTGAAATAGTAAAATATGCGTTTTTGATTGATAAAAAATTCTACAAATTCGTAAAAGAAAATATTAATAAAATTATTACAAATGATGATGAAATAACTACTAAAGTTATTTTCACATCAGTAAAATTTAAAGGAAGTGTTGTTACAGTCGATGAAAAAGAAAGTGGAATTAGAAAAATTTTAAATTTGGGTCACACTTTTGCACATGCTTTTGAAGTTCAACAAAATCATAAATTAAAACACGGACAAGCCGTAATTGTTGGAATTACTTGTGCGTTATATCTTTCGCTAAAATTAAATTTAATTGACAAAATAAATTTTGATGAAAATTTAAATTTTCTATTACAGTTTTCTAACAAAATAAAACTTTCCAAAGTTGATAATGAAAAAATTTTTAGTGTTATGCAAAAAGATAAAAAGAATAGAGATAACAAAATAAAATTAGTATTGCTGAATAGTGTTGGAACAATCCTTACCGATATTAGTGTTGAGTCGCAATTAATTAACCAATCAATTTCAGAAGCAATTGTACATTTCTAA
- a CDS encoding shikimate kinase produces the protein MIERIYLTGFMTSGKSTLGRILANCIGWNFFDLDVEICVDEKKTVTEIFETKGENYFREIESEKLKSLSSNNNVVISLGGGTLINDENLNFIKKNGHLIYLRVAPDVIYTRIKKKTDRPLFKELVIAENPKEVFLKKINSMLNEREPYYSQADLIFDVDNSPIGQTVDRFVKIINRVILEKNKN, from the coding sequence ATGATTGAAAGAATTTATCTAACCGGATTTATGACAAGTGGAAAAAGTACGTTGGGAAGAATTCTTGCAAATTGTATTGGTTGGAATTTTTTCGATCTTGATGTTGAAATTTGCGTAGACGAAAAAAAAACTGTTACAGAAATTTTTGAAACTAAAGGTGAAAATTATTTTAGAGAAATTGAAAGTGAAAAATTAAAAAGTTTGTCATCTAACAATAATGTGGTTATTTCATTGGGCGGCGGAACATTAATAAATGATGAAAATTTGAATTTCATAAAGAAAAATGGACACTTAATTTATTTAAGAGTTGCGCCAGATGTAATTTATACAAGGATAAAAAAGAAAACAGATCGACCTTTATTTAAGGAATTGGTGATTGCGGAAAATCCGAAAGAAGTTTTTCTAAAAAAAATAAATTCAATGTTGAACGAAAGAGAACCTTATTACAGTCAAGCAGATTTAATTTTTGATGTTGATAATTCTCCAATTGGACAAACGGTAGATAGATTTGTTAAAATTATAAATAGAGTAATACTTGAAAAAAATAAAAATTAA
- a CDS encoding outer membrane beta-barrel protein, which yields MKNFLTYFLLLNTGFLFAQYDENNFSIGIGYNYTTSSKIFLNPNAADIFDQNQYFDIGDFQNYSFDFRFKLNDLIILGISTEYLSNSEKGRNLSSPLFIVEDGFEIYPIELSIYYFLPFSTEDFKFFFGGGLGIYLGNRTRNFGNVSFDKVDSEIGYGIQVSTGMDYLVLNNISFRGEIRFRDPDFKVTNKYNDKTVIYEGSTYSVSSNNLISRINIDGITFRIGIAYHF from the coding sequence ATGAAAAATTTTTTAACATATTTTTTATTGCTGAATACCGGATTTCTATTTGCACAATATGATGAAAATAATTTTTCCATTGGAATTGGATATAATTATACTACATCATCAAAAATTTTTCTAAACCCAAATGCCGCTGATATTTTTGATCAAAATCAATATTTCGATATTGGTGATTTTCAAAATTATTCTTTTGATTTTAGATTTAAATTGAATGATTTAATTATTCTCGGAATTTCTACTGAGTATTTATCAAATAGTGAAAAAGGTAGAAATTTAAGTTCTCCTTTGTTTATTGTTGAAGATGGATTTGAAATTTATCCAATCGAACTTTCTATTTATTATTTTCTTCCTTTTTCTACAGAAGATTTTAAATTCTTTTTTGGCGGTGGTTTGGGAATTTATTTGGGAAATAGAACAAGAAATTTCGGTAATGTCTCATTTGATAAGGTCGATTCGGAAATTGGTTATGGAATTCAAGTAAGTACGGGAATGGATTATTTAGTTTTGAATAATATTTCTTTTCGTGGTGAAATTCGTTTTAGAGATCCGGATTTTAAAGTAACCAATAAATACAATGATAAAACTGTTATTTATGAAGGCAGCACTTATTCGGTTTCTTCAAATAATCTAATTTCCAGAATTAATATTGATGGAATTACTTTCAGAATTGGCATCGCGTATCATTTCTAA
- a CDS encoding DUF47 family protein: MFKKLLPKEEKYFEDFKTMISQIEEMAVITEKIFSFDDQKANILKMKPLELRCDETAQKITKRLNKTYVTPFDREDIFALIKRLDDISDMLLGATVRVETFNIAKKIEHADKLALIIRAQVKELGVAIQDLKVKRTNELKAVKDLEGEADKVYQQAIKELFENEKDAIELIKKKEIIDILERTSDKCQSTANVILAIFIKNT, encoded by the coding sequence ATGTTTAAAAAATTATTACCAAAAGAAGAAAAATATTTTGAAGATTTCAAAACTATGATTTCGCAAATTGAGGAAATGGCGGTTATTACGGAGAAAATATTCTCGTTTGATGATCAGAAAGCTAATATTCTTAAAATGAAACCTCTTGAATTAAGATGTGATGAAACTGCGCAAAAAATTACAAAAAGATTAAATAAAACTTATGTTACACCGTTTGATAGAGAAGATATTTTTGCATTAATAAAAAGATTGGATGATATTAGTGATATGCTTTTAGGTGCAACCGTAAGAGTTGAAACTTTTAATATTGCAAAAAAAATTGAACATGCTGATAAACTTGCATTAATAATTAGAGCACAAGTAAAAGAACTTGGCGTTGCAATTCAAGATTTAAAAGTTAAGAGAACAAACGAATTGAAAGCAGTGAAAGATCTTGAAGGTGAGGCTGATAAAGTTTACCAACAAGCAATTAAAGAATTATTTGAAAACGAAAAAGATGCAATTGAATTAATAAAGAAAAAGGAAATTATAGATATTCTTGAAAGAACCAGCGATAAATGCCAGTCAACAGCTAATGTAATCTTAGCAATTTTTATAAAGAATACCTAA
- a CDS encoding inorganic phosphate transporter, with translation MEIVLLIIALALIFDFYNGMNDAANSIATIVSTRVLTPLQAVTWAAFFNFIAAFAFGVSVATTIGKGLVEVNVVDNFVIFSGIVGAIILTATATHFGLPISVSHAIIGGYGGAAITKAGIGAIIISGYTKVIIFIFLAPLIGFIGATFFSIITLWIVRNQSPSKVDKYFRKLQLVSAAVYSLSHGSNDAQKTIGIITIVLFTNNFLGETFYVPFWVIILSHTVIALGTMFGGWKVIKTLGMRVTKLTPFGGFSAETSAGFTIIGATLAGIPVSTTHTITGSIIGVGSLKGFSAVRWGVARNILWAWILTIPLSAIFAMITYLIATGIFK, from the coding sequence ATGGAAATTGTTTTATTGATTATTGCCCTCGCACTTATTTTTGATTTTTACAACGGAATGAATGATGCTGCAAATTCTATTGCAACAATTGTTTCTACAAGAGTTTTAACACCTTTGCAAGCTGTTACCTGGGCGGCATTTTTTAATTTCATTGCAGCATTTGCATTTGGTGTTAGTGTTGCAACAACAATTGGTAAAGGTTTAGTTGAAGTAAATGTTGTTGATAATTTTGTGATTTTTTCCGGAATTGTTGGAGCAATTATTTTAACTGCGACTGCAACTCATTTTGGGTTACCAATTAGCGTTTCGCACGCAATTATTGGTGGTTATGGCGGTGCAGCAATTACTAAAGCCGGAATTGGCGCAATAATAATATCCGGATATACAAAAGTTATAATTTTTATTTTTCTTGCTCCGCTGATTGGATTTATTGGAGCTACTTTTTTTTCAATTATAACTTTGTGGATTGTTAGAAATCAATCACCTAGCAAAGTAGATAAATATTTCAGAAAACTTCAATTAGTTTCGGCAGCAGTTTACAGTCTTAGTCATGGCTCAAATGATGCACAAAAAACAATTGGAATAATTACAATTGTACTTTTTACAAATAATTTTTTGGGTGAAACATTTTACGTTCCGTTTTGGGTAATTATTTTAAGTCATACTGTTATTGCATTAGGAACAATGTTTGGCGGCTGGAAAGTAATTAAAACACTTGGAATGAGAGTGACAAAACTTACACCATTTGGCGGATTTAGTGCTGAAACTTCTGCCGGATTTACAATTATTGGTGCAACTTTAGCCGGAATTCCGGTTAGTACAACACACACAATTACTGGATCAATTATTGGAGTTGGATCTTTAAAAGGATTTTCTGCTGTACGCTGGGGTGTTGCGAGAAATATTTTGTGGGCTTGGATTCTTACAATTCCTTTATCGGCAATTTTTGCAATGATAACTTATTTAATCGCAACCGGAATATTTAAATAG
- a CDS encoding peptidylprolyl isomerase, translating to MGMMARMRSLAPWFIITVGGLFVLFMVLSDSRVSDIIATRSNDVGSINGISVSYQEYSNLIEQYRKDQQQRTGQEIPETQMDAFRDQVWENLVSQKLIDEKIKELGITVTDQEILDIIQGPNPPQIITQYFVDSTGKFNRQAYDQAIYDPQNKEAMVQTENIVRQQLVQQKLASFLNASIIVSDQDVKDAFIQQNMKISTEYAFVDINSISDNEVSVNDADIEKYYIENSKEFEVDAQRQLKYVLFSNGATKDDSMSVKNNLLAIVKKIADDTTTFKSYVDIYSEKPYSKDTLALTMFGGEAGLQISKAEKGSLVGPVLTNEGYVVYKVDDFVTSKDMLVKASHILIKHGQDENAAKTKIDGIYNQLVKGANFEATAKQASEDGSARNGGDLGWFGKGQMVKEFENASFNGKVGEIQKPVRTQFGYHIIKVTGKSDKKYVVEKIVNEVKASATTVDRAYDKANDFAYVADKKDFYSEAELLKIEVKETSPFTEESKVIPGLGANVGLIKFAFENGIDDVSSVFKVPAGYVVATVSKITDAGKKPLEEVKEIIKSKVIKEKKFDKSKSIAEEIKNKIGNTNDFSKAAEVYSKVKVSGVSNFAPNGNVPGVGRDLAFTQASLDSKINTITNPVKGSRGYYLLKVTQRTPIDSTIYSIQKNSIRENLLAQKKNMVFSEWIEGLKKDANIEDNRYQFFR from the coding sequence ATGGGAATGATGGCAAGAATGAGAAGTCTTGCTCCATGGTTTATTATTACAGTTGGAGGACTTTTTGTATTATTTATGGTACTTTCTGATTCAAGAGTTTCAGATATTATTGCAACAAGAAGCAACGATGTTGGATCGATAAACGGTATAAGTGTTTCTTACCAAGAATATTCAAATTTAATTGAGCAATATAGAAAAGATCAACAGCAAAGAACGGGACAAGAAATTCCAGAAACACAAATGGATGCTTTCAGAGATCAAGTTTGGGAAAATTTAGTTTCGCAAAAATTAATTGATGAGAAAATTAAAGAATTAGGAATTACAGTTACAGATCAAGAAATTTTAGATATTATTCAAGGACCAAATCCACCTCAGATAATTACACAATATTTTGTTGATTCAACCGGAAAATTTAATAGACAAGCTTACGATCAAGCAATTTATGATCCGCAAAACAAAGAAGCAATGGTTCAAACAGAAAATATTGTTCGTCAGCAATTAGTTCAACAAAAATTAGCAAGTTTTTTAAATGCATCAATAATTGTTAGTGATCAAGATGTAAAAGATGCTTTTATTCAACAAAATATGAAAATTTCTACAGAATATGCTTTTGTTGATATAAATTCTATTTCTGATAATGAAGTTTCAGTTAATGATGCGGATATCGAAAAATATTATATAGAAAATAGTAAAGAGTTTGAAGTTGATGCTCAAAGACAATTGAAATATGTTCTTTTCAGCAATGGTGCAACAAAAGATGATTCGATGAGTGTGAAAAATAATTTATTGGCAATAGTTAAAAAAATAGCAGATGATACAACAACTTTCAAATCTTATGTGGATATTTATTCCGAAAAACCTTATTCAAAAGATACACTTGCTTTAACAATGTTTGGCGGAGAAGCCGGTTTACAAATTTCTAAAGCTGAAAAAGGAAGTTTGGTTGGTCCGGTTCTAACAAATGAAGGTTATGTTGTTTACAAAGTAGACGATTTTGTAACCAGCAAAGATATGCTTGTAAAAGCTTCGCATATTTTAATTAAACACGGTCAAGATGAAAATGCCGCAAAAACTAAAATTGACGGAATTTATAATCAATTAGTAAAAGGTGCAAATTTTGAAGCAACAGCAAAACAAGCTTCAGAAGATGGAAGTGCTAGAAACGGAGGTGATTTAGGATGGTTCGGCAAAGGTCAAATGGTAAAAGAATTTGAAAATGCATCTTTTAACGGAAAAGTCGGAGAAATTCAAAAACCAGTTAGAACTCAATTTGGTTATCATATTATTAAAGTTACCGGAAAAAGTGATAAAAAATATGTTGTTGAAAAAATTGTAAATGAAGTTAAAGCTTCTGCTACAACTGTAGATAGAGCTTATGATAAAGCTAATGATTTTGCATATGTTGCCGATAAAAAAGATTTTTATTCTGAAGCAGAATTATTAAAAATTGAAGTTAAAGAAACTTCTCCTTTTACAGAAGAATCAAAAGTTATACCCGGACTTGGAGCAAATGTAGGTTTAATAAAATTTGCATTTGAGAATGGAATTGATGATGTAAGTTCTGTATTTAAAGTTCCGGCTGGTTATGTAGTTGCAACAGTTTCAAAAATTACCGATGCCGGCAAAAAACCATTAGAAGAAGTAAAGGAAATTATTAAATCAAAAGTGATTAAAGAAAAGAAATTCGATAAATCAAAATCAATTGCAGAAGAAATCAAAAATAAAATTGGAAATACAAACGATTTTTCAAAAGCTGCCGAAGTTTATAGTAAAGTTAAAGTTTCTGGCGTTTCAAATTTTGCACCAAACGGAAATGTACCCGGAGTTGGAAGAGATTTGGCATTTACTCAAGCTTCATTAGATTCTAAAATAAATACAATTACAAATCCGGTTAAAGGATCAAGAGGATATTATCTTTTAAAAGTAACTCAAAGAACACCTATTGATTCTACAATTTATTCTATTCAGAAAAATTCAATTAGAGAAAATCTTTTAGCTCAAAAGAAAAATATGGTATTTTCTGAATGGATTGAAGGATTAAAGAAAGATGCGAATATAGAAGATAATAGATATCAATTTTTTAGATAA